One Oncorhynchus gorbuscha isolate QuinsamMale2020 ecotype Even-year unplaced genomic scaffold, OgorEven_v1.0 Un_scaffold_7057, whole genome shotgun sequence DNA segment encodes these proteins:
- the LOC124029629 gene encoding ras-related protein Rab-33B-like, with product MVQQYYRNVHAVLFIYDVTRPDSFRGLSAWIEECRQYSLGQEITRFLVGNKSDLRDTCSCDPRSIKVEGQVTRDQAQKFAVAHGMILFETSAKSLPGGGGGGEPGGGHQDSVEDVFMALASRLKRQTRPPPPVLNNTGVSGSL from the exons ATGGTCCAGCAGTACTATCGGAACGTTCATGCTGTTCTCTTCATCTACGACGTCACCAGACCAGACAGCTTCAGAGGCCTGTCAGcctggatagaggagtgtagacagtactcactgggacaggagataaccag GTTCCTCGTGGGCAACAAGAGCGACCTCCGTGACACCTGCAGCTGTGACCCCCGCTCCATCAAGGTCGAAGGTCAGGTGACACGGGATCAGGCCCAGAAGTTTGCAGTTGCCCACGGGATGATTCTGTTTGAAACGTCTGCTAAAAGCctccctggaggaggaggaggaggagaaccaggaggGGGGCATCAGGACAGCGTGGAGGATGTGTTCATGGCCCTGGCCTCCAGGCTGAAGAGACAGACCAGACCCCCTCCCCCGGTTCTCAACAACACAGGAGTGTCTGGGTCCCTT